A stretch of Faecalibacterium duncaniae DNA encodes these proteins:
- a CDS encoding C40 family peptidase: MSKEPELKARDKVVLRMTRDGAVEENLTAGTEQRVSRRLEDAELVKPVETAAPSEALSAEEQKKVQMRRQQRQFQAEHAEGNDTQPPSEASVTDEKKAENPPQNVPEPLPVSETPFKPPALEQHSVSSHTGTVIAETVVTHKLRKTSAVEAVDADAVLSQAAETASAKPIIDDAVLPTKRMQKLERKSEKAHERLDAAREKLPTHKVLKKERVFDEETGKGKTRLHFEDELKKPKGKGKLQFEADKTVRKVGDTLASGIHGKIHEVEQENTAVEAAHKTEIAAETAARHFRHHRESSVNKPYEKVSKLEHKADAADAKLQYERNQQEHPEMKKQNLNKHYQKQSIKKEYAAARNAGSQTAGTATKNTGKKLGEKVSDKIKEFFEKNKKVFIWIGVGIALLVLLGAGISSCSMLTSTGSSVIASSYLSEDDAMLGAEAQYCQMEQELQSYLDNYESTHDYDEYHFDLDDIEHDPYVLISILSALHEGEFTLDEVQGTLQMLFEKQYILTEEVIVETRYRTETDTWTDADGNTHTETYRIPYDYFICNVKLENFNLSHVPVYIMSQEQLSMYATYMSVLGNREDLFGDSPYVDKYITNPPADYDVNPEYLNDEKFATLITEAEKYLGYPYVWGGSNPDTSFDCSGFVSYVLTNSGLVNTGRLGAQGLYNVCTPVSKANAQPGDLIFFVGTYDTPGVSHVGIYVGDGVMIHCGDPIQYTSINSSYWQQHFYAFGRPAY; the protein is encoded by the coding sequence ATGTCCAAGGAACCGGAACTCAAAGCCCGCGACAAGGTTGTTCTGCGGATGACGCGAGACGGCGCGGTCGAGGAAAACCTGACGGCTGGCACCGAGCAGCGTGTGTCAAGGCGGCTGGAAGACGCAGAGCTTGTGAAGCCGGTTGAGACCGCCGCGCCTTCCGAAGCTCTTTCTGCGGAGGAACAGAAAAAGGTGCAAATGCGCCGTCAACAGCGTCAGTTTCAGGCGGAACACGCCGAGGGTAACGACACACAGCCGCCCTCGGAAGCGTCCGTCACAGACGAAAAAAAGGCAGAAAATCCACCCCAGAATGTTCCCGAACCGCTGCCTGTGTCAGAGACGCCGTTCAAGCCTCCTGCTTTGGAGCAGCACAGCGTTTCTTCTCATACCGGCACGGTGATTGCCGAAACGGTTGTCACGCATAAGCTGCGCAAGACCTCTGCGGTGGAAGCCGTTGACGCGGATGCCGTTCTCTCCCAAGCGGCGGAGACTGCTTCCGCAAAGCCGATCATCGACGATGCCGTCCTGCCCACGAAGCGGATGCAGAAGCTCGAAAGGAAGTCCGAGAAGGCGCATGAGCGTCTGGATGCCGCCCGTGAGAAGCTGCCCACGCACAAGGTTCTCAAGAAAGAGCGTGTCTTCGATGAAGAGACCGGCAAGGGCAAAACCCGCCTTCATTTTGAGGATGAGCTGAAAAAGCCCAAGGGCAAAGGCAAGCTGCAATTTGAGGCAGATAAAACCGTCCGCAAGGTCGGGGACACCCTCGCTTCCGGCATTCATGGCAAAATCCATGAGGTCGAACAGGAAAACACGGCGGTTGAGGCTGCGCATAAGACGGAGATCGCCGCCGAGACCGCTGCGAGGCATTTCCGCCATCATCGGGAAAGCAGCGTCAACAAGCCCTACGAGAAGGTCTCCAAGCTGGAACACAAGGCGGATGCTGCTGATGCGAAGCTCCAATATGAGAGAAATCAGCAGGAGCATCCTGAGATGAAGAAGCAGAACTTGAACAAGCACTACCAGAAGCAGAGCATTAAGAAGGAATATGCCGCCGCTCGAAATGCCGGTTCTCAGACTGCCGGGACTGCCACAAAGAATACCGGCAAGAAGCTCGGTGAAAAGGTGTCCGACAAGATCAAGGAGTTTTTTGAGAAGAACAAGAAGGTCTTCATCTGGATCGGCGTCGGAATTGCCCTTCTCGTTTTGCTCGGTGCCGGAATCAGCTCGTGTTCGATGCTCACCTCTACCGGCTCGTCGGTTATCGCTTCCTCTTATCTCAGCGAGGATGACGCGATGCTGGGCGCAGAAGCGCAGTATTGCCAGATGGAGCAAGAGCTGCAAAGCTATCTGGATAACTATGAAAGCACCCATGACTATGACGAATATCACTTTGATCTGGACGATATTGAGCATGACCCCTATGTGCTGATCTCCATCCTCTCGGCTCTCCATGAGGGCGAGTTCACGCTGGATGAGGTGCAGGGTACGCTTCAAATGCTGTTTGAAAAGCAGTATATCCTCACAGAAGAGGTCATCGTCGAAACCAGATACCGCACGGAGACCGACACATGGACGGATGCAGACGGCAACACGCACACGGAAACCTATCGCATCCCGTATGACTACTTCATTTGCAACGTGAAGCTCGAAAACTTCAATCTCTCCCACGTCCCGGTCTACATCATGTCTCAGGAACAGCTTTCCATGTACGCAACGTATATGTCGGTGCTGGGCAACCGCGAGGATCTGTTCGGTGATTCTCCCTATGTGGACAAGTACATCACCAATCCTCCCGCCGACTACGATGTCAACCCGGAATACTTGAACGACGAGAAGTTTGCGACACTGATCACCGAGGCGGAAAAGTATCTCGGCTATCCGTATGTGTGGGGCGGCTCCAATCCCGACACATCCTTTGACTGCTCCGGCTTCGTCAGCTATGTTCTCACGAACAGCGGACTTGTGAATACCGGGCGGCTCGGCGCACAGGGGCTTTACAACGTCTGTACGCCGGTTTCAAAGGCGAATGCACAGCCCGGTGATCTCATCTTTTTCGTCGGGACGTATGACACCCCCGGTGTGTCCCACGTCGGCATTTACGTCGGTGATGGGGTCATGATCCACTGCGGCGACCCCATTCAGTACACATCCATCAATTCTTCCTACTGGCAGCAGCATTTCTACGCCTTCGGAAGACCCGCCTATTAA
- a CDS encoding DNA-methyltransferase: MRTTSRTSSSLTEPSGSQRKELIPIELDIIHTGDCLEILKTLPDDSVHCCVTSPPYYALRDYGMEAQIGRETTPKEYISRLTEVFTEVRRVLRPDGTLWLNISDTYAGKGNQGDFIDPKNPNGRNGQAVALNNKVEGCKPKDMIGIPWMLAFALRDTGWYLRNDIIWMKENPMPESVKDRLSRCYEHIFLFSKSKKYFFDYKAISEPIAPATAERLKRGMKGGNKYGKPVPGQPQPQSINRPREHGEIKDADINPLRNKRDVWKINTVPFKGGHYAAYPPKLVETCLLAGCPEGGIVLDPFMGSGTTGMVASQMGRHFIGIELNPAYTELAYKRIGGEI; the protein is encoded by the coding sequence ATGAGGACTACGAGCCGGACGAGTTCTTCTCTGACTGAGCCGTCCGGCTCTCAAAGGAAGGAGCTGATACCCATAGAGCTTGACATCATTCATACCGGCGATTGCCTTGAAATCCTGAAAACCCTGCCCGATGACAGCGTTCATTGCTGTGTGACGTCCCCTCCGTATTACGCACTCCGCGATTACGGCATGGAGGCTCAGATCGGCAGAGAGACAACGCCGAAGGAATATATCTCGCGCCTGACGGAAGTGTTTACCGAAGTCAGGCGCGTTTTGCGTCCGGATGGAACGCTCTGGCTGAACATCTCGGACACCTACGCCGGTAAAGGCAATCAGGGCGATTTCATTGACCCGAAGAACCCCAACGGCAGAAACGGTCAGGCTGTGGCTCTCAACAACAAGGTTGAGGGCTGCAAGCCAAAGGACATGATCGGTATTCCGTGGATGCTGGCTTTTGCTCTCCGCGATACCGGCTGGTATCTACGCAACGACATCATCTGGATGAAGGAAAACCCTATGCCGGAGAGCGTCAAAGACCGCCTATCCCGCTGCTATGAGCATATCTTCCTGTTCTCCAAGTCCAAGAAGTATTTCTTTGACTACAAGGCGATCTCCGAGCCGATTGCCCCTGCAACGGCAGAACGCCTCAAGCGCGGCATGAAGGGCGGCAACAAATACGGCAAGCCCGTTCCCGGTCAGCCTCAGCCGCAGTCCATCAACCGCCCCCGTGAGCATGGCGAGATCAAGGATGCAGACATCAATCCGCTCCGCAATAAGCGCGATGTCTGGAAGATCAACACCGTCCCCTTCAAGGGCGGGCATTATGCCGCCTACCCTCCGAAGCTGGTTGAGACCTGTCTTCTCGCCGGTTGTCCCGAAGGCGGTATTGTGCTTGACCCCTTCATGGGGAGCGGCACAACCGGCATGGTTGCCTCTCAGATGGGGCGTCATTTCATTGGCATCGAGCTGAACCCGGCGTACACCGAGCTTGCCTACAAGCGGATTGGAGGTGAAATCTGA
- a CDS encoding VirB4-like conjugal transfer ATPase, CD1110 family has product MTVKNGVVYGDALSAQEKKRIVMQKKKDRKAKKVRKSAQQTIPYVEMCRDGICKVNSRLYTKSIAFEDINYQLAQNEDKTAIFENWCDFLNYFDSSIFVQLSFINQKASLNEFRKRINIPAQEDAFNDIRSEYSGMLQSQLTKGNNGLIKKKYITFGIEADSLRTAKPKLERIETDILNNFKTLGVKTEPLSGYERLKVLHDVFNMDSNEPFRFSFDMVARTGLSSKDFIAPTSFDFREGKCFKMGKTIGAVSFLQILAPELNDRMLADFLEMDSNITVNFHIRTIDQAKAIKSIKSKITDLDKMKIEEQKKAVRSGYDMDIIPSDLATFGGEAKRLLQDLQTRNERLFLVTILIMNTATNRQKLENAVFQTAAIAQKYNCALKRLDFQQEEGLMSSLPIGVNQVEIERGLTTSSTAVFVPFTTQELFQGGEALYYGLNALSNNMIMVDRKQLKNPNGLILGTPGSGKSFSAKREMTNAFLITEDDIIVCDPEAEYFPLVQKLGGQVIRISPVSTDYINPLDINTNYSEEENPLTLKSDFILSMCELIVGGKDGLQPVEKTIIDRSVRMVYQEFLADPKPEKMPILEDLYNILRNQKEPEAQRIATALEIYVHGSLNVFNHRTNVDVNNRFVCYDIRELGKQLKKLGMLIVQDQVWNRVTINRAQHKATRYYMDEFHLLLKEEQTAAYSVEIWKRFRKWGGIPTGITQNVKDLLASREVENIFENSDFVYLLNQASGDRQILSKALNISPSQQNYITNSNAGEGLIFYGSTIVPFKDDFPKDTQLYRIMTTKPEETVQN; this is encoded by the coding sequence ATGACCGTCAAAAACGGCGTCGTTTACGGCGATGCCCTTTCCGCTCAGGAAAAGAAGCGGATCGTCATGCAGAAGAAAAAGGACAGGAAGGCAAAGAAAGTCCGCAAGTCCGCCCAGCAGACCATCCCCTATGTGGAGATGTGCCGTGACGGTATCTGCAAGGTGAACAGCCGCCTCTACACGAAGTCCATCGCCTTTGAGGACATCAACTACCAGCTTGCGCAGAACGAGGACAAAACTGCCATCTTTGAGAACTGGTGCGACTTTCTGAACTACTTTGATAGCTCGATTTTCGTCCAGCTCTCCTTCATCAATCAGAAGGCAAGTCTCAATGAGTTCCGCAAGCGCATCAACATTCCGGCACAGGAGGACGCCTTCAACGACATCCGCTCCGAGTATTCCGGTATGCTGCAAAGCCAGCTCACCAAGGGCAACAACGGGCTGATCAAGAAGAAGTACATCACCTTCGGCATTGAGGCGGACTCCCTCCGCACGGCAAAGCCGAAGCTCGAACGCATTGAAACCGACATCCTCAACAACTTCAAAACTCTCGGCGTGAAAACCGAGCCGCTGTCCGGCTACGAACGGCTGAAAGTGCTTCATGATGTGTTCAATATGGACAGCAATGAGCCGTTCCGCTTTTCCTTCGATATGGTTGCCCGGACGGGGCTTTCCAGCAAGGACTTCATCGCTCCCACTTCCTTTGACTTCCGTGAAGGCAAGTGCTTCAAGATGGGCAAAACCATCGGTGCGGTGAGCTTCCTGCAAATCCTCGCGCCGGAACTCAATGACCGTATGCTTGCCGACTTCCTTGAGATGGACAGCAACATTACGGTCAATTTTCATATCCGGACGATTGACCAGGCGAAGGCAATCAAGAGCATCAAGTCGAAAATCACCGACCTCGACAAGATGAAGATCGAAGAGCAGAAAAAAGCCGTCCGCTCCGGCTACGACATGGACATCATCCCGTCCGATCTCGCCACCTTCGGCGGTGAGGCAAAGCGTCTGTTGCAGGATCTCCAGACCCGCAATGAGAGACTGTTCCTTGTGACCATTCTCATCATGAACACGGCAACCAACCGCCAGAAGCTCGAAAATGCGGTGTTCCAGACCGCCGCCATTGCCCAAAAGTATAACTGTGCGCTCAAGCGTCTCGATTTCCAGCAGGAGGAAGGGCTGATGTCCTCTCTGCCTATCGGCGTCAATCAGGTGGAAATTGAACGCGGACTGACCACTTCCAGCACAGCGGTTTTCGTGCCGTTCACCACGCAGGAGCTTTTTCAGGGCGGCGAAGCTCTCTACTACGGGCTGAACGCACTGTCCAACAACATGATCATGGTTGACCGCAAGCAGCTCAAGAACCCCAACGGGCTGATCTTGGGTACACCCGGTTCCGGCAAGTCCTTCTCCGCCAAGCGAGAAATGACGAACGCCTTTCTCATCACGGAGGATGACATCATCGTCTGCGACCCCGAAGCCGAGTATTTCCCCCTTGTGCAGAAGCTCGGCGGTCAGGTCATCCGCATCTCGCCGGTCAGCACGGATTACATCAATCCGTTGGACATCAACACGAACTACTCCGAAGAGGAAAACCCGCTGACGCTGAAATCCGACTTTATCCTCTCCATGTGTGAGCTGATTGTCGGCGGCAAGGACGGCTTGCAGCCGGTTGAGAAGACCATCATTGACCGCAGTGTTCGCATGGTCTATCAGGAGTTTCTTGCAGACCCCAAACCGGAGAAAATGCCGATCCTTGAAGACCTCTACAACATTCTGAGAAATCAGAAGGAGCCGGAGGCACAGCGCATCGCAACTGCCCTTGAAATCTATGTTCACGGCTCTCTGAACGTCTTTAATCACAGAACGAATGTGGATGTCAACAACCGCTTCGTCTGCTATGACATCCGCGAACTCGGCAAGCAGCTCAAGAAGCTCGGTATGCTGATTGTGCAGGATCAGGTTTGGAACAGAGTTACAATCAACCGCGCCCAGCACAAGGCAACTCGCTACTACATGGACGAGTTCCATCTGCTCTTGAAGGAGGAACAGACCGCCGCATACAGCGTAGAGATCTGGAAGCGTTTCAGAAAGTGGGGCGGCATCCCGACCGGCATCACCCAGAACGTCAAGGATCTGCTTGCGTCCCGCGAGGTAGAGAACATCTTTGAAAACTCGGATTTTGTCTACCTTCTGAATCAGGCATCCGGCGACCGGCAGATTCTCTCGAAGGCGCTGAACATCTCGCCCAGCCAGCAGAACTACATCACCAATTCCAATGCCGGTGAGGGGCTGATCTTCTACGGCTCGACCATCGTTCCCTTCAAGGACGATTTCCCGAAGGACACCCAGCTCTACCGCATCATGACCACCAAACCCGAAGAAACCGTACAGAACTAA
- a CDS encoding PrgI family protein yields the protein MAFVPVPKDLNRVKTKVMFNLTKRQLICFSIAAAVGVPIFFLAKAHLDLSTAAMLMVVIMLPFIFFALYEKDGQPAEKYLYHIVQSMFIRDKVRPYRTNNLYAEIQQKIKEQEELQLEQQHSKGKA from the coding sequence ATGGCATTTGTTCCGGTCCCGAAGGATCTTAACCGCGTCAAAACGAAGGTCATGTTCAACCTGACCAAGCGGCAGCTCATTTGTTTTTCCATCGCTGCGGCGGTCGGCGTCCCGATCTTCTTTCTGGCGAAGGCACATCTCGACTTGTCCACGGCGGCAATGCTGATGGTGGTGATCATGCTCCCGTTCATCTTCTTCGCGCTTTACGAGAAGGACGGTCAGCCCGCCGAGAAGTATCTGTACCACATCGTACAGTCCATGTTTATCCGGGACAAGGTGCGTCCCTATCGCACGAACAATCTCTACGCTGAAATTCAGCAGAAAATCAAAGAACAGGAGGAATTGCAGCTTGAACAACAGCACAGCAAAGGCAAAGCCTAA
- a CDS encoding XF1762 family protein produces MLRLKPISLRDANEYVRQHHRHHKPVAGHKFSIGCEAEGELVGVIIAGRPVSRYLDDGFTLEVTRLCTNGAKNACSFLYGAAARAAAAMGYKRIITYTLESENGASLRASGWICQGKAGGLRWTGKRQPKEDQYPAQMKLRYEKQLRKEETVNGICSGPEGS; encoded by the coding sequence ATGCTGCGGCTAAAACCCATCTCTCTTCGAGACGCCAACGAGTATGTCCGGCAGCATCACCGACATCACAAGCCGGTTGCCGGTCACAAGTTCTCCATCGGCTGTGAAGCAGAGGGTGAGCTGGTCGGTGTAATCATCGCCGGGCGTCCCGTCAGCCGGTATCTGGATGACGGCTTCACATTGGAGGTTACAAGGCTATGCACCAACGGCGCAAAGAACGCTTGCAGCTTTCTCTACGGCGCGGCGGCAAGAGCTGCTGCGGCTATGGGCTATAAGCGCATCATCACCTACACGCTGGAAAGCGAAAACGGTGCAAGCCTTCGGGCTTCCGGCTGGATTTGTCAAGGCAAAGCGGGTGGGCTTCGCTGGACGGGCAAGCGTCAACCGAAGGAGGATCAATATCCCGCACAAATGAAGCTGCGCTATGAAAAGCAGCTTAGAAAGGAGGAAACAGTCAATGGCATTTGTTCCGGTCCCGAAGGATCTTAA
- a CDS encoding MT-A70 family methyltransferase: MRTKEVGSMKKYSIIYADPPWAYRTYSKKGQGRSAESHYPTMCIKDIKALPVGELAAKDCALFLWITFPCLCEALEVLTAWGFSYKTVAFVWVKQNRRNDDLFTGMGYWTRANAEICILATKGHPKRVDAGVRQVILSHIEEHSKKPDEARERIVRLMGDLPRVELFARQSPEGWDVWGNEVECTAHLPMEETPCCG; encoded by the coding sequence ATGCGCACTAAGGAGGTCGGCAGCATGAAGAAGTACAGCATCATCTACGCCGATCCCCCTTGGGCGTATCGGACTTACTCCAAGAAGGGACAGGGACGGTCGGCGGAAAGCCACTACCCGACAATGTGCATTAAAGACATCAAGGCACTTCCGGTCGGTGAGCTTGCCGCTAAGGACTGCGCTCTGTTTCTCTGGATCACGTTCCCGTGCCTCTGTGAAGCACTCGAAGTGCTGACGGCATGGGGCTTTTCTTATAAGACCGTGGCTTTTGTATGGGTGAAGCAAAACCGAAGGAACGACGATCTCTTTACCGGCATGGGCTACTGGACAAGGGCGAATGCCGAAATCTGCATCCTTGCTACAAAGGGACACCCGAAGCGTGTTGACGCCGGTGTGCGTCAGGTCATTCTCAGTCATATTGAAGAGCATTCCAAAAAGCCGGATGAAGCGCGGGAGCGCATTGTTCGGCTCATGGGAGACCTTCCCCGCGTGGAGCTTTTTGCCCGTCAGTCTCCCGAAGGCTGGGACGTTTGGGGCAACGAGGTCGAATGCACGGCTCATCTTCCTATGGAGGAAACACCATGCTGCGGCTAA
- a CDS encoding VirB6/TrbL-like conjugal transfer protein, CD1112 family → MGSILEKIEQALKDMLIGWIESNLTNMFTDVNEKVGTIAAEVGQTPSGWNGGVYQMIRGLSENVIVPIAGIIITFVLCYELISMITEKNNLHDMDTWMFFKWFFKAAVAIYLVTHTFDIVMAVFDIGQNVVSGAAGVIHGNTSIDIDATIAQMRTGMENMGVGELLGLSIETLLISLCLKIMAILITVILYGRMIEIYCTVSIAPIPIATMSNREWGSIGTNYLKGLFALAFQGFLIMVCVGIYAVLINGMIIADNIHSALFSVAAYTVILCFSLFKTGSLAKSIFHAH, encoded by the coding sequence TTGGGCAGCATTTTAGAAAAGATCGAACAAGCTCTCAAGGATATGCTGATCGGATGGATCGAGAGCAACCTGACCAATATGTTCACCGATGTCAACGAGAAGGTAGGAACGATTGCCGCTGAAGTTGGGCAAACACCGTCCGGCTGGAACGGCGGCGTGTACCAGATGATCCGGGGACTATCTGAAAACGTGATAGTCCCCATCGCTGGTATCATCATCACCTTCGTTTTGTGCTACGAGCTGATTTCTATGATCACCGAGAAAAACAACCTTCACGACATGGACACATGGATGTTCTTCAAGTGGTTTTTCAAGGCGGCTGTGGCGATCTATCTCGTAACACACACGTTTGACATCGTGATGGCAGTATTCGACATCGGGCAGAACGTAGTTTCCGGTGCAGCCGGAGTAATCCACGGCAACACCAGCATTGACATTGACGCGACGATTGCGCAGATGCGTACCGGCATGGAGAACATGGGCGTCGGAGAACTGCTCGGTCTGTCAATAGAAACGCTTCTGATCAGCCTGTGCCTCAAAATCATGGCGATCCTCATTACGGTCATTCTCTACGGGCGCATGATCGAGATTTACTGCACCGTGAGCATTGCGCCTATTCCCATCGCAACCATGAGCAACCGCGAATGGGGCAGCATCGGCACGAACTATCTGAAAGGCTTGTTCGCTTTGGCATTTCAGGGCTTTCTCATCATGGTCTGCGTCGGCATCTATGCGGTGCTGATCAACGGCATGATCATCGCAGACAACATTCATTCGGCTCTGTTCTCTGTGGCAGCGTACACGGTTATTCTGTGCTTCTCGCTGTTCAAGACCGGAAGCCTCGCAAAATCCATTTTCCATGCGCACTAA
- a CDS encoding Maff2 family mobile element protein: MAFINQAVTVLQTLVIALGAGLAVWGVVNLMEGYGNDNPGAKSQGIKQLMAGGGVVLIGTTLIPLLSGLFG, encoded by the coding sequence ATGGCATTTATCAATCAGGCAGTTACGGTTCTCCAGACGCTTGTTATCGCCCTCGGCGCAGGTCTTGCGGTGTGGGGTGTTGTCAACCTCATGGAAGGCTACGGCAACGACAACCCCGGCGCTAAGTCTCAGGGCATCAAGCAGCTCATGGCTGGCGGCGGTGTGGTGCTGATCGGCACGACCCTCATCCCCCTGCTCTCCGGTTTGTTCGGCTAA
- a CDS encoding Maff2 family mobile element protein: MAFINQAVTVLQTLVIALGAGLAVWGVVNLMEGYGNDNPGAKSQGIKQLMAGGGVVLIGTTLIPLLSGLFG, encoded by the coding sequence ATGGCTTTTATCAATCAGGCTGTCACGGTTCTTCAGACGCTCGTTATCGCCCTCGGCGCAGGTCTCGCAGTGTGGGGTGTTGTCAACCTCATGGAAGGCTACGGCAACGACAACCCCGGCGCTAAGTCTCAGGGCATCAAGCAGCTCATGGCTGGCGGTGGTGTGGTGTTGATCGGCACGACCCTCATCCCTCTGCTCTCCGGTCTGTTCGGTTAA
- a CDS encoding VirD4-like conjugal transfer protein, CD1115 family, translating into MNKPDMKKLILLNLPYVFAFYFADKIAAVFRLAPGAEFIDKLTNGFAVFGTAFANPLPSFHPVDLLIGLSAGVLLKLAVYVKGKNRKKFRQGEEYGSARWGKPEDIKPYMDPEFSNNVILTQTEFLTMNSRPKQPKYARNKNILVIGGSGSGKTRFFVKPNLMQMHSSYVVTDPKGTVLVECGKMLEKGGYVIKSLNTINFRKSMHYNPFSYIRSEKDILKLVNTIIVNTKGDGDKSGEDFWVKAEKLYYTALIGYIWYEAPDHEKNFTTLLEMINASEAREDDETFKNPVDVMFDELEARDPDHFAVKQYRKYKLAAGKTAKSILISCGARLAPFDIAELRELMSYDEMELDTIGDRKTALFVIISDTDDTFNFVVAIMYSQLFNLLCDKADDVYNGRLPVHVRCLLDEFANIGQIPKFDKLIATIRSREISASIILQSQSQLKTIYKDAADTITGNCDCTLFLGGKEKSTLKEISEVLGKETIDLYNTSETRSNNNSYGLNYQKTGKELMSQDEIAVMDGAKCILQLRGVRPFLSNKYDITKHPKYRQLSDYNKRNAFDIEKYRQHKLVVKLDDTFDLYDMGEVEAD; encoded by the coding sequence GTGAACAAACCCGATATGAAGAAGCTCATTCTTCTGAACCTTCCGTATGTCTTCGCCTTCTACTTTGCGGATAAGATTGCCGCCGTATTTCGTCTCGCTCCCGGCGCAGAGTTCATCGACAAGCTGACAAACGGCTTTGCCGTGTTCGGCACTGCCTTTGCAAATCCGCTTCCCAGCTTTCATCCTGTCGATCTTCTCATCGGTCTGTCGGCTGGCGTGCTGCTCAAGCTGGCAGTCTACGTCAAGGGCAAAAACCGCAAGAAGTTCCGGCAGGGCGAAGAATACGGATCTGCCCGCTGGGGCAAGCCAGAGGACATCAAGCCGTACATGGACCCGGAGTTCTCCAACAACGTCATTCTGACGCAGACGGAGTTCCTGACCATGAACAGCCGTCCAAAGCAGCCAAAATACGCCCGCAACAAGAACATCCTCGTCATCGGCGGTTCCGGCTCAGGCAAGACGCGCTTTTTCGTCAAACCTAACCTGATGCAGATGCACAGCAGCTACGTTGTGACTGACCCGAAGGGTACGGTGCTGGTGGAGTGCGGCAAGATGCTTGAAAAGGGCGGCTACGTCATCAAGTCGCTGAACACCATCAATTTCCGGAAATCCATGCACTACAACCCTTTTAGCTACATCCGCAGTGAGAAGGACATCCTCAAGCTGGTCAATACGATTATCGTCAACACGAAGGGAGACGGCGATAAGTCCGGCGAAGATTTCTGGGTCAAGGCGGAAAAGCTCTACTACACAGCTCTCATCGGCTACATCTGGTATGAGGCACCCGACCACGAGAAAAACTTTACTACCCTGCTCGAAATGATCAATGCCTCGGAAGCCAGAGAGGACGATGAGACCTTTAAGAACCCCGTGGATGTCATGTTCGATGAGCTGGAAGCCCGCGACCCTGACCACTTTGCGGTCAAGCAATACCGCAAATACAAGCTGGCGGCGGGCAAAACCGCGAAGTCGATCCTGATTTCCTGCGGCGCAAGGCTTGCGCCCTTCGACATCGCAGAGCTGCGGGAGCTGATGAGCTACGATGAGATGGAGCTGGACACAATCGGAGACCGGAAGACGGCGCTGTTCGTCATTATTTCCGATACCGATGACACCTTCAATTTCGTCGTGGCGATCATGTATTCCCAGCTCTTCAACCTTCTCTGCGACAAGGCAGATGACGTTTACAACGGACGGCTTCCCGTCCATGTGCGCTGTCTGCTCGATGAGTTTGCGAACATCGGTCAAATCCCGAAGTTTGATAAGCTCATCGCAACCATCCGAAGCCGGGAAATCTCGGCGTCAATCATCTTGCAGTCCCAGTCTCAGCTCAAGACCATCTACAAGGATGCGGCGGACACCATCACAGGCAACTGCGACTGCACACTTTTCCTCGGCGGAAAAGAAAAATCGACTCTCAAAGAAATCAGCGAGGTGCTGGGCAAGGAGACAATCGACCTTTACAACACCTCAGAAACCCGTTCCAACAACAACTCTTATGGCTTGAATTATCAGAAGACCGGCAAGGAGCTGATGTCTCAGGATGAGATCGCCGTCATGGACGGAGCCAAGTGTATTTTGCAGCTTCGAGGCGTGAGACCTTTTCTCAGTAACAAATACGACATTACGAAGCATCCAAAGTACCGGCAGCTCTCCGACTATAACAAGCGGAACGCCTTTGACATCGAGAAGTACCGGCAGCACAAGCTGGTAGTCAAGCTCGATGACACATTCGACCTCTATGATATGGGCGAGGTCGAAGCAGATTAA
- a CDS encoding PcfB family protein has protein sequence MQDEVNTKVVAIMIKGGKISAEVLKKALDKFVQEIEKAQKQMQQPKTYRGKQSIKHLMSQNAAISNIEVTDGNIKSFERTASKYGLDFALKKDVSVEPPSYLVFFKGRDVDVMTAAFKEFSAKTVKQKEQPSIRHKLDQEKAQSKAQHKEKVKVKTKDRGVEL, from the coding sequence ATGCAGGATGAAGTCAACACCAAAGTTGTTGCAATCATGATCAAGGGCGGCAAAATCTCAGCCGAGGTGCTGAAAAAGGCACTGGACAAGTTCGTGCAGGAGATTGAGAAGGCACAGAAGCAGATGCAGCAGCCCAAAACCTATCGCGGCAAGCAGTCCATCAAGCATCTGATGAGCCAGAATGCCGCCATCTCCAACATCGAAGTGACGGACGGCAACATCAAGTCCTTTGAGCGAACAGCCAGTAAATACGGTCTGGACTTTGCGCTCAAGAAGGACGTTTCCGTTGAGCCGCCCAGCTATCTTGTCTTCTTCAAGGGGCGAGATGTTGATGTGATGACCGCCGCGTTCAAGGAGTTCTCCGCCAAAACCGTCAAGCAGAAGGAACAGCCGTCCATCCGGCACAAGCTGGATCAGGAGAAAGCCCAGAGCAAGGCACAGCACAAAGAGAAAGTCAAGGTCAAGACCAAGGATCGGGGTGTCGAGCTGTGA